In the genome of uncultured Fibrobacter sp., the window TTGGTTGTTCTGTTGGCAAGAATATATGTCGTGAATCGACAAGTACGTACATCCGCAATTTCAAGAACAGGAGTGAGGGCTTCTACGCTTTCACTCTTATTTTTTGAAATAGATACGATTTCCCCGTCAAAAGGGGCGATAAGGAATTGTTTGTCCAACTGGGCGCGGGCCAGGTTATATTCAAGTGTATCCTTACTCTTGTTTACCTTGGCGTTTTCCCATTCCGCTTTTGCAACATTATAGTTGAGTTCCTTTTCCCAGACTTGTTCTGCACTTACAGATGTACTGGTTTCAAAGAGTTTTTTTATGGCTTTGTAATCCTTTTCATAGGTGTCCATTTTGGCCTTGGCCGATACGACTCCCGAAACATCTTCGGCTGTCACTTTGGTGACTTGCACACGAAGTTCGTCTTCTGTCTTTACAAGGTTCATCAGCGTGTCGCCCTTGTGGACGATCATGCCTTCTTTGACCCAGATACTGTCAATTTTACCAGGAATCGTAAATCCAATTTTAGCCTGTTCAATTGGCTCGGTGATTCCATCAAAAGCACCCGCTATTGCTTGGTTTATCCAGATGGAAATGACAACTGCCGCTTTGATGTTTTTGTTCATGGTGCGTTAGTCTTCTTCGTCGTCGCTGGTGGCGGTTTTCGGCACAACAAGTTCTGTACGGAGGGTGAATGCGTCCATATAGGTTCCATCTTCGGCGTAGATGGTAATGTTCATTCCCACGGAGTCGCCACGGTCCCTTTCGATAAGAATGTCTTCTAGCATCTGAACAAACAGAGTGTCTTTGTTGATCCACGAATTGGCGTTCGCATAATATCCGTTCGCATAGATAGTGCAATCAACACCGCTAGTGTATTTCCATTGGATTCGGTCGGTGTTTTTGGCTAATTTTTTTGAGAATTTCACCCAGATTGTGTCTTGGGTTCCGAAAGATGCCTTGAATTGCTCGTTGCTGGGCCATGTGTTACTTGTGACTGCATATATGCCGCGCCCAGTCTTAAAAGCTGAATTACCGTCGAGGTTGATTTCGATACGTTCGTTGGAGCTCTTGCCGTAGGCGACAATTTTTACCGTAATTTGGGCGGCAGGGGGGAAGGCGGTATTGTGGTCCAGGAACAAGGTGTCCTTGTTGATTCTGGCTTCAACAAACAATTCGCTTGTATCGGCGGTGACTGTCACAGAGAGGTTCTTAGAGCTGATTTTTTCATTTAAAACGTAGTAGGGGACTTCCAACTGGGATACGTTTTCAAGTCCTTTCAGGTTTTTGTCTAGAACATTCGATGATTTAATCTTTGGATCAGGAGTAATTAGGGTGTCGCGAGTCAGGTAGATGCGTCCCAAATCGGTCGTTGTCTTGGTTTTTAGCCGGGGAAGTTCAATATCTGTGGCTGTGTAGCGCATCCCGTTGTAGGTAAAAGCCTCTATGGTCAGAATAAGGCCCGTGTCTGCGGGTAGTCCCTTAAACGTAAATTTCCCAAGTGAATCAGTTTGGGATTCAAAACTCTTGGGGGCCAAGTTCACATAGGCTGTGTCTTGGTGGATTAAGAGTAATTTTGTATTGTCTACGGGAATTCTTTTTTCTGTTGCATCTTCGGTAATATAGAATTCGCCCGAAAGTGTTGCGCTTAAAGGACTTAGGCGTACAATCAGGGCTGTTCCGGCGACAACCCCTTCCATACGAGAGGATTCTCCCGATGATCCGATGTTAATGATTTTCGGGGCGTAGTGTAAAGTGTCTTTCCCCTTGATTTTAGTATAGTTGAACGTGAAGTTCAATGTCCCGTAAGGGAGGTCCTTGATGTAGAAGTTCCCGTCTGAATCCGTAAGCGCGCTCCGGATGTCCCCGTCTGAATCTTGATAGGTGATTTC includes:
- a CDS encoding carboxypeptidase-like regulatory domain-containing protein is translated as MFFATACSVSDSTDSEYSKWTFSGTVIDSENGQGLNKAEITYQDSDGDIRSALTDSDGNFYIKDLPYGTLNFTFNYTKIKGKDTLHYAPKIINIGSSGESSRMEGVVAGTALIVRLSPLSATLSGEFYITEDATEKRIPVDNTKLLLIHQDTAYVNLAPKSFESQTDSLGKFTFKGLPADTGLILTIEAFTYNGMRYTATDIELPRLKTKTTTDLGRIYLTRDTLITPDPKIKSSNVLDKNLKGLENVSQLEVPYYVLNEKISSKNLSVTVTADTSELFVEARINKDTLFLDHNTAFPPAAQITVKIVAYGKSSNERIEINLDGNSAFKTGRGIYAVTSNTWPSNEQFKASFGTQDTIWVKFSKKLAKNTDRIQWKYTSGVDCTIYANGYYANANSWINKDTLFVQMLEDILIERDRGDSVGMNITIYAEDGTYMDAFTLRTELVVPKTATSDDEED
- a CDS encoding efflux RND transporter periplasmic adaptor subunit, giving the protein MNKNIKAAVVISIWINQAIAGAFDGITEPIEQAKIGFTIPGKIDSIWVKEGMIVHKGDTLMNLVKTEDELRVQVTKVTAEDVSGVVSAKAKMDTYEKDYKAIKKLFETSTSVSAEQVWEKELNYNVAKAEWENAKVNKSKDTLEYNLARAQLDKQFLIAPFDGEIVSISKNKSESVEALTPVLEIADVRTCRFTTYILANRTTNLKVGQQVKLQLNGGNSAIAKKGEIEFISPLVDKSSMLRTIKIIFDNKDQAVKPGVTGKILLK